A genomic window from Polaribacter gangjinensis includes:
- the ftsZ gene encoding cell division protein FtsZ, which produces MSAEFDNILFDMPKTQSNTIKVIGVGGGGSNAVNHMFTQNIKGVDFVICNTDAQALENSPVPNKIQLGANLTSGLGAGANPEIGEQAAKESIQEIQQMLNTQTKMVFITAGMGGGTGTGAAPIIAKIAKDMDILTVGIVTMPFQFEGRMRSNQAQIGIDQLRKNVDSLIVINNNKLREVYGNLGFKAGFSKADEVLSTASRGIAEVITHHYKQNIDLHDAKTVLSNSGTAIMGSAKEEGKNRAKNAIVKALDSPLLNDNKITGAKNVLLLIVSGTSEVTLDEIGEINEYIQTEAGYDANIIMGIGEDDELGEAISLTVVATGFALDQQSAITNTEAKKIIHTLEDEQKATYNFGEKTLTKAPSLNEPEPVVNEQKVTYVLEDTEDELPKMDLIPTSNIIAEIPVVYEEIALEFISDDDFFITEAPKKEVKSEFKEDEISQELIFEFPLNSFTEIKAEKESPKIDNQRNINEIEVFGAQEITFKRHVLEDFDVKPTISKSSNITAKKELEEDAFGFTLKTAKQSEINQIETDSEEISPLSLTIAELAKRADDRRSKMKSFNHKFNEKYNKNVDEIEREPAFLRNGIDVGRNSPISKTEPTLKKESEDLNFKSNNSFLHDNVD; this is translated from the coding sequence ATGAGCGCAGAATTTGATAACATTTTATTTGACATGCCAAAAACACAGTCTAACACTATTAAAGTAATTGGTGTTGGTGGTGGTGGAAGCAATGCAGTAAATCACATGTTCACCCAAAACATCAAAGGTGTTGATTTTGTAATCTGTAATACAGATGCACAAGCCCTTGAAAACAGTCCAGTTCCTAACAAAATTCAATTAGGTGCCAATTTAACCTCTGGGTTAGGTGCAGGTGCAAATCCAGAAATTGGAGAACAAGCAGCTAAAGAAAGTATTCAAGAAATTCAGCAAATGTTAAATACCCAAACAAAAATGGTATTTATCACTGCAGGAATGGGAGGTGGCACAGGAACAGGTGCTGCACCAATCATCGCAAAAATTGCGAAAGATATGGATATTTTAACAGTAGGAATTGTTACAATGCCATTTCAGTTTGAGGGAAGAATGCGCTCAAATCAAGCTCAAATTGGTATCGATCAATTGCGAAAAAATGTTGATTCATTGATTGTTATCAACAACAATAAATTGCGTGAAGTTTATGGAAATTTGGGTTTTAAAGCAGGATTTTCTAAAGCAGACGAAGTTTTGTCAACTGCTTCAAGAGGAATTGCTGAAGTAATTACACATCACTACAAGCAAAATATCGATTTGCACGATGCAAAAACCGTGCTTTCAAATAGTGGAACAGCGATCATGGGTTCTGCAAAAGAAGAAGGTAAGAACAGGGCAAAAAACGCCATTGTAAAAGCACTTGACTCTCCGTTATTGAACGATAATAAAATCACAGGAGCTAAAAATGTATTGCTATTAATTGTTTCTGGAACATCCGAAGTTACTTTGGATGAAATAGGAGAAATTAACGAATATATTCAGACAGAAGCTGGCTATGATGCTAATATTATCATGGGTATTGGAGAAGATGATGAACTAGGAGAAGCTATTTCTTTAACAGTTGTTGCAACAGGTTTTGCACTCGATCAACAAAGTGCGATCACAAATACTGAGGCAAAAAAAATCATTCACACTTTAGAGGATGAGCAAAAAGCAACCTATAATTTTGGTGAGAAAACACTTACAAAAGCACCTTCTTTAAACGAACCCGAGCCTGTAGTAAATGAGCAAAAAGTGACTTATGTGTTAGAGGATACTGAAGATGAATTGCCAAAAATGGATTTGATTCCAACTTCTAATATCATAGCTGAAATTCCTGTTGTTTACGAAGAAATTGCCTTAGAATTTATTTCTGATGATGATTTTTTCATTACAGAAGCTCCAAAAAAAGAAGTGAAATCTGAATTTAAAGAAGATGAAATTTCACAAGAATTAATTTTTGAATTTCCTCTGAATTCTTTTACAGAAATTAAAGCAGAAAAAGAAAGTCCGAAAATTGATAATCAAAGAAATATCAACGAAATTGAGGTTTTTGGTGCTCAAGAAATTACTTTTAAAAGACATGTTTTAGAAGATTTTGATGTGAAACCAACAATTTCTAAAAGTTCGAATATTACCGCTAAAAAAGAATTGGAAGAAGATGCTTTCGGATTTACTTTAAAAACAGCTAAACAATCAGAAATCAATCAAATTGAAACTGACAGTGAAGAAATTTCTCCATTGAGTTTAACGATTGCTGAATTAGCTAAAAGAGCTGATGACAGACGTAGTAAAATGAAAAGTTTCAATCATAAATTCAACGAAAAATATAACAAAAACGTTGATGAAATTGAACGCGAACCTGCTTTTTTAAGAAATGGTATTGATGTGGGAAGAAATTCACCTATAAGTAAAACAGAACCTACGTTAAAAAAAGAATCTGAAGATTTGAATTTTAAATCGAATAATTCTTTTTTACACGATAATGTAGATTAA
- the ftsA gene encoding cell division protein FtsA, producing the protein MGNNKIAVGLDIGTTKIVAMIGRKNEYGKIEVVGTGKAKSLGVKRGVVSNITQTIQSIQQAVEEAESVSGITIDNVVVGIAGQHIRSLQHSDYITRNNADEVIDDNDIENLVNQVHKLVMLPGEEIIHVLPQEFKVDSQPDIKEPRGMYGGRLEANFHVVVGQVSSIRNIGRCVKSAGLDLNQITLEPLASASAVLSQEEKEAGVALIDIGGGTTDLAIFKDGIIRHTAVIPFGGNVITDDIKEGCSIIEKQAELLKIKFGSAWPGENKETEIVSIPGLRGREAKEITLKNLSKIIHARVQEIIEYVYTEIKDYGHETQKGKLIAGIVLTGGGAQLKHLRQLVEYITGMDVRIGYPNEHLAGDSEDALSSPAYATAVGLLIEGLKHEEKGDQLVQEPTPQVVPETKTMISERIEESPKVEENPKPKMKTFLEKFTDRFKDFLDNAE; encoded by the coding sequence ATGGGAAACAATAAAATAGCTGTTGGTTTAGACATTGGTACTACCAAAATTGTTGCCATGATTGGTCGTAAAAATGAATACGGCAAAATTGAAGTTGTTGGCACTGGAAAAGCGAAAAGTTTAGGTGTTAAAAGAGGTGTTGTTAGTAATATTACACAAACCATTCAATCTATTCAGCAAGCTGTAGAAGAAGCAGAAAGTGTTTCAGGAATTACCATAGATAATGTTGTTGTAGGTATTGCAGGTCAACACATTCGTAGTTTGCAACACAGTGATTATATCACAAGAAACAATGCTGATGAGGTAATTGATGATAATGATATTGAAAATTTAGTAAACCAAGTTCACAAATTAGTGATGTTGCCTGGAGAGGAAATTATTCACGTTTTACCACAAGAATTTAAAGTAGATTCTCAACCCGATATCAAAGAGCCAAGAGGTATGTATGGTGGACGTTTAGAAGCAAATTTCCATGTGGTTGTTGGGCAAGTTTCATCCATCAGAAACATTGGAAGATGTGTAAAAAGTGCTGGTTTAGATTTGAATCAAATTACGTTAGAACCTTTAGCATCAGCATCAGCAGTGTTAAGTCAAGAAGAAAAAGAAGCAGGAGTTGCATTGATTGATATTGGAGGAGGAACTACAGATTTAGCGATTTTTAAAGACGGAATTATACGTCACACAGCTGTGATTCCTTTCGGAGGAAATGTGATCACAGATGATATTAAAGAAGGATGTTCCATCATCGAAAAACAAGCAGAATTGCTAAAAATCAAGTTTGGTTCAGCTTGGCCAGGTGAAAATAAAGAAACAGAAATTGTGTCAATTCCTGGATTGAGAGGAAGAGAAGCTAAAGAAATTACGCTTAAAAACTTGTCAAAAATCATCCATGCTAGAGTTCAAGAAATCATTGAATATGTGTACACAGAAATCAAAGATTATGGTCATGAAACCCAGAAAGGAAAATTGATTGCAGGAATTGTGTTGACAGGTGGAGGTGCTCAATTAAAACATTTAAGACAATTGGTTGAGTATATCACAGGAATGGATGTAAGAATTGGATATCCAAATGAGCATTTAGCTGGTGATTCTGAAGATGCATTGTCGAGTCCAGCTTATGCAACCGCAGTTGGTTTGTTGATTGAAGGATTGAAACATGAAGAAAAAGGAGATCAATTAGTTCAGGAGCCAACACCACAAGTTGTTCCAGAAACTAAAACAATGATTAGTGAGAGAATAGAAGAATCACCAAAAGTAGAAGAAAATCCAAAGCCTAAAATGAAAACTTTCTTAGAAAAATTTACAGATCGTTTCAAAGATTTTTTAGACAATGCTGAGTAA
- a CDS encoding cell division protein FtsQ/DivIB, with product MINLYGLESNISKNPYVEKAVVFLTIRGELKTAVKQRTPIVRIIQDDEVYYVDKQGVKVPLSENYSARVLLVSGVKNDVEMKEIMPLISTILEDNFLEKEIVGVEKLKNGEVQLAVRSGDYKIDFGTVSEIESKFRKLKAFYNKTFSDKTIQNYKLINVKYHNQVVCTK from the coding sequence GTGATAAATTTATACGGTTTAGAAAGTAACATTTCAAAAAACCCTTATGTAGAAAAGGCTGTTGTTTTTTTAACAATCCGGGGAGAGTTAAAAACAGCAGTAAAACAACGCACACCTATTGTTAGAATTATTCAAGATGATGAGGTTTACTATGTTGATAAACAAGGTGTAAAGGTTCCTTTATCAGAGAATTATTCAGCGAGAGTTTTGCTGGTTTCTGGGGTTAAAAACGATGTTGAAATGAAAGAAATAATGCCTTTAATTTCAACAATTTTAGAGGATAATTTTCTAGAAAAAGAGATTGTTGGCGTTGAAAAATTAAAGAATGGAGAGGTGCAATTGGCGGTAAGAAGTGGTGATTATAAAATCGATTTTGGAACTGTCTCTGAAATCGAATCAAAATTTAGAAAGTTAAAAGCGTTTTATAACAAAACATTTAGTGATAAAACGATTCAGAATTATAAATTAATAAATGTAAAATATCACAATCAAGTTGTGTGCACAAAATAA
- the murC gene encoding UDP-N-acetylmuramate--L-alanine ligase, whose amino-acid sequence MNLNSIHNVYFVGIGGIGMSAIARYFVSLGKNVAGYDKTPSQITDDLSDLGVQIHFDDDIKNIPISFLNTEKTLVIFTPAIPKNHSELIYFKENNFNILKRAQVLGMISKNTFCLAVAGTHGKTTTSAILGHIMTRVNATSFLGGISENYNSNLFLGEDKICVVEADEFDRSFLQLYPNIACVTSMDADHLDIYKEASALEESFVAFSQQVSETLIVAKGLPLKGLTYAINETADYQAYNLKIASGKYIFDVKTPVSEIKNIEFHLPGKHNVMNALAALAMADSYGISLEEIKQSLANFKGVKRRFTYKIKTNDFVLIDDYAHHPTEISAVQNAIREMYPTEKVLVVFQPHLFSRTQDFVDDFASALSKFDEVLLLNIYPARELPIPGVTGEWLLGKINNSHKKMTQKETLLKDIQQSSAKVVAMLGAGDIGVMISEITSQLLKKNQHEV is encoded by the coding sequence GTGAATTTAAATAGCATACATAACGTTTATTTTGTCGGAATTGGAGGCATTGGAATGAGTGCCATTGCTAGATATTTTGTATCGTTAGGAAAAAATGTTGCTGGTTATGACAAAACGCCTTCTCAAATTACGGACGATTTAAGTGATTTAGGTGTTCAAATTCATTTTGACGATGATATCAAAAACATTCCGATTTCTTTTTTAAATACAGAGAAAACCTTGGTGATTTTTACGCCAGCAATTCCGAAAAATCATTCAGAGTTGATATATTTTAAAGAAAATAATTTCAACATTTTGAAAAGAGCTCAGGTTTTAGGAATGATTTCAAAAAATACATTTTGCTTGGCTGTTGCAGGAACTCATGGAAAAACAACCACTTCTGCAATTTTAGGGCATATCATGACAAGGGTAAATGCAACTTCATTTTTAGGTGGAATTTCAGAAAATTACAATTCGAATTTATTTTTGGGTGAAGACAAAATTTGTGTAGTTGAAGCAGACGAATTTGACAGATCTTTTTTGCAATTGTATCCAAATATTGCTTGTGTAACTTCTATGGATGCTGATCATTTGGATATTTACAAAGAAGCTTCTGCTTTAGAAGAATCGTTTGTAGCATTTTCTCAACAAGTTTCTGAAACCTTGATTGTTGCAAAAGGATTGCCTTTAAAAGGATTGACATATGCTATTAATGAAACCGCAGATTATCAGGCATATAATTTAAAAATAGCAAGTGGCAAATATATTTTTGATGTAAAAACACCTGTTTCAGAAATCAAAAATATTGAATTTCATTTGCCAGGAAAACACAATGTCATGAATGCTTTAGCAGCTTTGGCAATGGCGGATTCTTATGGAATTTCTTTGGAAGAAATCAAACAAAGTTTGGCAAATTTTAAAGGAGTTAAAAGAAGATTTACTTACAAAATTAAAACCAACGATTTTGTATTGATTGATGATTATGCACATCATCCAACAGAAATTTCAGCAGTGCAAAATGCCATCAGAGAAATGTATCCAACTGAAAAAGTGTTGGTCGTTTTTCAACCGCATTTATTTTCAAGAACACAAGATTTTGTGGATGATTTTGCGAGTGCACTTTCAAAATTTGATGAAGTGTTGTTGTTGAATATTTATCCAGCAAGAGAATTGCCAATTCCGGGTGTAACAGGAGAGTGGTTGTTAGGTAAAATTAACAATTCACATAAAAAAATGACTCAAAAAGAGACACTTTTAAAAGATATTCAACAATCGTCAGCAAAAGTTGTAGCGATGTTAGGTGCTGGAGATATTGGCGTAATGATTTCTGAAATTACAAGTCAACTTTTAAAAAAGAATCAACATGAAGTTTAA
- the murG gene encoding undecaprenyldiphospho-muramoylpentapeptide beta-N-acetylglucosaminyltransferase — protein MKPYNILISGGGTGGHIYPAIAIANEIKVRFPDAKFLFVGAKDKMEMEKIPQAGYEIKGLWISGIQRKQLATNLSFPFKMMSSLWRAKRIIDTFKPDIAIGTGGFASGPTLIMANRKGIPTLIQEQNSFPGITNKYLAKKATKICVAYDNLERFFPASKMIKTGNPVRQDLLNIHTKVKESQDFFQLDKSKKTILILGGSLGAKKINQLIENNLTFFKNQEVQLIWQCGKLYFEEYKKYNSQENVQVHQFINRMDLAYAAANIIISRAGASSVSELCIVGKPVIFIPSPNVAEDHQTKNAKAIVDKHGAILLKEEELDTFPIVFETLIKDKGKQEHLSENIKELALPKATTDIVNEIEKLLEK, from the coding sequence ATGAAACCGTATAATATTTTAATTTCTGGAGGCGGAACAGGAGGTCACATTTATCCTGCAATTGCGATTGCAAACGAAATAAAAGTGCGTTTTCCTGATGCTAAATTTCTGTTTGTTGGCGCAAAAGACAAAATGGAAATGGAAAAAATTCCACAAGCAGGATATGAAATTAAAGGTTTGTGGATTTCTGGAATTCAACGTAAACAATTGGCAACCAACCTTTCTTTTCCGTTTAAAATGATGAGTAGTTTGTGGCGTGCAAAACGAATTATTGATACGTTTAAACCAGATATTGCAATTGGAACTGGAGGTTTTGCAAGTGGGCCAACATTAATTATGGCAAACAGAAAAGGAATTCCAACGTTGATTCAAGAACAGAATTCATTTCCTGGAATTACCAATAAATATTTAGCAAAAAAAGCCACTAAAATTTGTGTGGCTTATGACAATTTAGAACGTTTTTTTCCTGCATCAAAAATGATAAAAACAGGAAATCCAGTGCGTCAAGATTTGTTGAATATTCATACAAAAGTTAAGGAATCTCAAGATTTTTTCCAACTAGACAAATCAAAAAAAACAATTCTGATTTTAGGAGGAAGTTTGGGAGCCAAAAAAATAAATCAACTAATTGAAAACAATTTAACTTTCTTTAAAAATCAAGAAGTTCAATTGATTTGGCAATGTGGCAAATTGTATTTTGAAGAATACAAAAAGTACAATTCTCAAGAAAATGTGCAAGTTCATCAATTCATCAACAGAATGGATTTAGCATATGCAGCTGCAAATATCATTATTTCTAGAGCAGGTGCAAGTTCAGTTTCTGAATTGTGTATTGTAGGCAAACCTGTCATTTTTATTCCTTCACCCAATGTTGCTGAAGATCATCAAACCAAAAATGCGAAAGCAATTGTGGATAAACATGGTGCAATTTTGTTGAAAGAAGAAGAATTAGATACGTTTCCGATTGTTTTTGAAACGCTTATAAAAGATAAAGGAAAACAAGAACATTTGTCTGAAAATATCAAAGAATTGGCATTGCCAAAAGCAACAACTGATATCGTAAACGAAATAGAAAAATTATTAGAAAAGTGA
- a CDS encoding FtsW/RodA/SpoVE family cell cycle protein, with product MKTILKHIQGDRAIWAIVAVLAICSFMPVYSASTNLVYVVGTGGSTFGYLLKHMMLLLMGFAIIYGVHKIPYRYFSGGSLLMLPIVIVLLIFTLSQGTTIGGANASRWIRIPFVGIGFQTSTLAGLVLMVYVARYLAKNKEKVISLKESLLTLWLPIAVVLMLILPANFSTTAIIFVMILMLCFVGGYPTKHLGLILGIGVIALVFFILIAKAFPDAMPNRVQTWQSRIENFSDEDGKDAYQVEKAKIAIATGGLVGVGPGKSVQKNFLPQSTSDFIFAIIAEEYGLIGSVFILFIYFLLLFRIFIVVKKTKTIFGSLLVVGVGIPIIFQACINMAVATNLFPVTGQTLPLISSGGTSIWMTCFALGMILSVSASKEETEEDILEDNPLDILHETV from the coding sequence TTGAAGACTATTTTAAAACACATACAAGGAGATAGAGCTATTTGGGCTATTGTTGCAGTTTTAGCAATTTGTTCATTTATGCCTGTATACAGCGCAAGTACAAACTTGGTGTATGTTGTTGGTACTGGTGGCTCTACTTTTGGATATTTACTCAAACACATGATGTTATTGCTTATGGGTTTTGCCATCATTTATGGGGTGCATAAAATTCCTTATCGATATTTTTCAGGAGGATCTTTGCTGATGTTGCCAATTGTAATTGTATTGTTAATTTTTACGTTATCACAAGGAACTACGATTGGTGGTGCCAATGCAAGTAGATGGATTCGAATTCCATTTGTTGGTATTGGTTTTCAAACATCTACTTTAGCAGGTTTGGTTTTGATGGTGTATGTTGCAAGGTATTTAGCGAAAAATAAAGAAAAAGTAATCAGTTTAAAAGAGAGTTTATTAACACTTTGGTTGCCAATTGCAGTTGTTTTAATGCTCATTTTACCTGCAAATTTTTCTACTACAGCCATCATTTTTGTGATGATTTTAATGCTTTGTTTTGTAGGGGGTTATCCAACAAAACATCTTGGATTAATTCTAGGAATTGGAGTGATAGCATTGGTATTTTTTATTTTGATAGCCAAAGCTTTTCCTGATGCAATGCCTAATAGAGTTCAAACTTGGCAAAGTAGAATTGAAAATTTTTCAGATGAAGATGGTAAAGATGCTTATCAAGTAGAAAAAGCGAAAATTGCCATTGCAACAGGAGGTTTAGTTGGAGTTGGACCTGGAAAAAGTGTGCAAAAAAACTTTTTACCGCAATCAACTTCCGATTTTATCTTTGCTATTATTGCTGAAGAATATGGATTAATAGGCAGTGTTTTTATCCTGTTTATTTACTTTTTGTTACTATTCCGAATTTTTATTGTGGTCAAAAAAACCAAAACCATTTTTGGTTCCTTATTGGTTGTTGGAGTTGGAATTCCTATAATTTTTCAAGCTTGTATCAACATGGCAGTTGCCACCAATTTATTTCCAGTTACAGGACAAACTTTGCCGTTAATTAGTAGTGGAGGAACATCAATTTGGATGACTTGTTTTGCACTTGGAATGATTTTAAGTGTAAGTGCATCAAAAGAAGAAACAGAAGAAGATATTTTAGAAGATAACCCTTTAGATATTTTGCATGAAACCGTATAA
- the murD gene encoding UDP-N-acetylmuramoyl-L-alanine--D-glutamate ligase, with product MNQDTNNKNEFSPLGERGLLVVLGGGESGVGTAILGKQKGFDVFVSDSKQIVEKYKQVLLHHEINFEENQHTENLIFRANVVMKSPGIPEKAPIVKKLLELKIPVISEIEFAGQFTNATIVGITGSNGKTTTTLLTHHILKSAGLNVGMGGNIGKSFAQLVAEESYENFVLELSSFQLDGIEKFNSHIAIITNITPDHLDRYDYDFNKYIASKFRITKNQTENDYLIYDADNEAINNWLQTNTTKATLVPFSIEKELEFGAFLKDNTLTINIQKEIFTMPLSGLTLKGKHNTKNAMAATLAAQLLKVRKDFIKESLENFEGAEHRLEFVAKINGVEFINDSKATNVNATFYALECMDNTTVWIVGGVDKGNDYTDLLPLVREKVKAIVCLGIDNEKIKDTFGSVVDIIVETLGAEEAVKVAQKLSEKGDVVLLSPACASFDLFENYEDRGRQFKNAVKNL from the coding sequence ATGAATCAAGATACAAACAATAAGAACGAATTCTCCCCTTTGGGGGAAAGGGGGCTTTTGGTTGTTTTAGGTGGAGGAGAAAGTGGCGTAGGAACTGCCATTTTAGGAAAGCAAAAAGGCTTTGATGTCTTTGTATCTGACAGCAAACAAATTGTCGAAAAATACAAACAAGTTCTTTTACATCATGAAATAAATTTTGAGGAAAATCAACATACAGAAAATCTGATTTTTAGGGCTAATGTGGTTATGAAGAGTCCTGGAATTCCTGAAAAAGCACCTATTGTAAAAAAACTATTGGAATTGAAAATCCCTGTGATTTCTGAAATTGAATTTGCAGGTCAATTTACAAATGCCACTATTGTAGGAATAACAGGTTCAAACGGAAAAACAACAACAACCTTATTAACGCATCATATTTTGAAAAGTGCAGGATTGAATGTTGGAATGGGAGGCAATATTGGAAAAAGTTTTGCGCAATTAGTTGCTGAAGAAAGTTATGAAAATTTTGTTTTAGAATTGAGTAGTTTTCAGTTGGATGGCATTGAAAAATTTAACAGTCATATTGCTATTATAACCAATATTACGCCTGATCATTTAGACAGATATGACTATGATTTTAATAAGTATATCGCTTCAAAATTTAGGATTACAAAAAATCAAACAGAAAATGATTATTTGATTTATGATGCAGATAACGAAGCCATTAATAATTGGCTTCAAACGAATACAACAAAAGCAACCTTAGTTCCATTTTCTATAGAAAAAGAACTCGAATTTGGAGCGTTTTTAAAAGATAATACACTAACAATCAACATACAAAAAGAAATATTTACTATGCCATTATCAGGGTTAACATTAAAAGGAAAACACAATACTAAAAATGCGATGGCTGCAACTTTAGCAGCACAATTACTGAAAGTTAGAAAAGATTTTATTAAAGAAAGTTTAGAAAATTTTGAGGGTGCTGAACATCGTTTAGAATTTGTGGCAAAAATCAATGGAGTTGAGTTTATCAATGACTCTAAAGCTACAAATGTCAATGCTACTTTTTATGCCTTAGAATGTATGGACAATACTACAGTTTGGATTGTTGGTGGTGTTGATAAAGGAAATGATTACACAGATTTGTTGCCTTTAGTTCGTGAAAAAGTAAAAGCAATAGTTTGTTTGGGGATTGATAATGAAAAAATTAAAGACACTTTTGGAAGTGTGGTAGACATCATTGTAGAAACTCTTGGTGCTGAAGAAGCAGTGAAAGTTGCTCAAAAATTATCAGAAAAAGGTGATGTTGTTTTGTTGTCTCCTGCTTGTGCAAGTTTTGATTTGTTTGAAAACTACGAAGACAGAGGGCGTCAGTTTAAAAATGCAGTGAAAAACCTATAA
- the mraY gene encoding phospho-N-acetylmuramoyl-pentapeptide-transferase: MLYYFFQYLDSQFNIPGAGVFQFITFRAAAAFILSLLISAIYGKRIINFLRKQQVGETIRDLGLEGQQQKSGTPTMGGIIIILATLIPAILLAKLDNIYVILLLVTTLWMGFIGFLDDYIKVFKKNKEGLKGKFKVLGQIGLGLFVGSMLYFNDNITIKEKLPISQQIEDENGKRIVFGDAHKSIKTTLPFLKNNELDYAKALSFLGDGFEKYGWIIFIFVTVFIVTGISNGANLTDGIDGLAAGSSAIIVVTLAVFAWVSGNIIFADYLDVMYIPNSGEMTVFILAFAGALIGFLWYNTYPAQVFMGDTGSLTIGGIIAVIAIAVRKELLLPVLAGIFVIENLSVILQVSWFKYTKKKFGEGRRIFKMSPLHHHYQKLQYHESKIVVRFWIVGILLAVFSIVTLKLR; encoded by the coding sequence ATGCTGTATTATTTTTTCCAATATTTAGATAGTCAATTCAATATTCCTGGAGCAGGAGTGTTTCAATTCATAACTTTTAGAGCTGCAGCAGCTTTCATTTTATCATTATTGATATCTGCCATTTATGGAAAAAGAATCATCAATTTTTTAAGAAAACAACAAGTTGGTGAAACCATTAGAGATTTAGGTTTAGAAGGTCAGCAACAAAAATCAGGAACGCCAACAATGGGAGGAATCATCATCATTTTGGCAACATTAATTCCTGCAATTTTATTGGCAAAATTGGATAATATTTATGTGATTCTATTGCTAGTAACCACACTTTGGATGGGTTTTATAGGATTTTTAGATGATTATATCAAGGTATTTAAGAAGAATAAAGAAGGATTAAAAGGAAAATTCAAAGTTTTAGGACAAATAGGTTTGGGGCTTTTTGTGGGTTCTATGTTATATTTTAATGACAATATTACCATCAAAGAAAAATTACCCATTTCACAGCAAATTGAAGATGAAAATGGAAAAAGAATTGTTTTTGGTGACGCACATAAATCAATAAAAACAACGTTGCCATTTCTTAAAAATAATGAATTAGATTATGCGAAAGCATTAAGTTTTTTGGGAGATGGTTTTGAAAAATATGGTTGGATAATTTTCATTTTCGTAACTGTTTTTATTGTAACAGGAATTTCAAACGGAGCAAATTTAACAGACGGAATTGATGGTTTGGCTGCAGGTTCATCAGCCATTATTGTGGTCACTTTGGCAGTTTTTGCATGGGTTTCTGGTAATATCATTTTCGCTGATTATTTAGATGTGATGTACATTCCAAATTCAGGAGAAATGACAGTTTTCATCCTTGCTTTTGCAGGAGCTTTGATTGGTTTTCTTTGGTATAATACCTACCCAGCTCAGGTTTTTATGGGCGATACAGGAAGTTTAACAATTGGAGGGATCATTGCTGTAATTGCGATTGCTGTTCGTAAAGAATTATTACTTCCGGTTTTAGCAGGCATTTTTGTGATTGAAAATCTCTCTGTGATTTTACAAGTTTCTTGGTTTAAATACACCAAGAAAAAGTTTGGCGAAGGAAGACGCATTTTTAAAATGTCGCCTTTACATCATCATTATCAAAAGTTGCAATATCACGAAAGTAAGATTGTAGTTCGCTTTTGGATTGTAGGGATTTTATTAGCCGTTTTTTCAATTGTAACATTAAAATTGAGATAA